In the Oncorhynchus gorbuscha isolate QuinsamMale2020 ecotype Even-year linkage group LG05, OgorEven_v1.0, whole genome shotgun sequence genome, one interval contains:
- the LOC124035809 gene encoding LOW QUALITY PROTEIN: ankyrin repeat domain-containing protein 11-like (The sequence of the model RefSeq protein was modified relative to this genomic sequence to represent the inferred CDS: deleted 2 bases in 1 codon), whose amino-acid sequence MPKGGGSKTPQLEDFPLNTDMVEKQSGKKDKVLSNKTPKLDRSDGVKEMKEKASKRKLPFTVGANGDQKDSDSEKQGPERKRIKKEPTNTRKSGLPFGMGMPGIRAGYPLSERQQVALLMQMTAEESVNSPDTTPKHQSQSSLGQKGTPNSASKTKDKVNKRNERGETRLHRSAIRGEARRIKELISEGADVNVKDFAGWTALHEACNRGYYDVAKQLLAAGAEVNTKGLDDDTPLHDASNNGHFKVVKLLLRYGGDPRQSNRRGETALKVANSPTMLNLLLGKGTYTSSEESSSESSEEEDAPSFAPSSSVDGNNTDSEFEKGLKLKGKKGLDQPLSTTTTPVKDEYEFDEDDEEERVPPVDDKHLLKKEFRKESPSVTKAGGLISVPKGEVVKTYSKSNSLTPKKAVRRILSDSSDEDDGTLCFTPMPTPRQPAPPTNTKARDSATLSSKQQKEKTKVKKKRKKETKNNVSKEVRFGKVNDKFCTSDSDCGDIGSEDDEGSMKSSNCIKDSTMSLKESSAFSTHSASSSSSSHGSMSSQKLTPSLTEHNPKQWRTDGWKTVSSPVWSDVSSLSDSVRTRLSSESDYSSADSSVESVKQVRKKAQENRKKNNVHTNALDKKNSDFHKNSNTDSTVSKTDKDGKVLKKHKVKHKHKNKEKEKAPSLVLNQDMNEKFVKSFSFDFDDSRQKSLLVETESPAESKVKLSKHEKEHLKKEDRLSKGKSEDRDWSSGKEVQRTAKEEKSKKTRESTKEKPSKEEREKPLKTEKEKSLKEKEKPKEEKQQKTHKEEKKKKSKDKSSKPDRKSSEQKEEKHIKVDKEKNAREEKEKSKKEKVLKEEPDYEVYDVSNRFLNLEDTKLSASDDHHDRWASDLSSDCDLYGDDSWDAPPVKDYKEYKANNTVKLIVETEKIESRDRRKENKIKDKKLDHNDKRSEKEPTSKKKEKDSSERICDKKKDLTEKQKLNSSHSVEKEKKRKESADTVKEKKEKDSTDSSRDRKDSYEFTKERKDLKIKQESIRDDYGNEASFKEIEPVGKPCEIRERNHSGKEKDRKGDGVEKREKTKADKHKEKPKDRSIEQDKEKPERTSTEKLLKEKDTDRGFKDKKEGAKDKHKDKDRKVSSEQTKDKKEKASQDKHADRDKDVLEVKKEERKPEKVKPEKTWYKIADIFTDESEDEEDNYNGGVAKLSDSLGLSDSHRKDSTSDRDELDHFQTEKPRKYSAEAKHTTEKQKEKDHKKKDKTTFDMGKERKGSLEKHNKDKKVKDSVDAKHKERKDRMSVDSNQEKKNKQKLLDKRDANEEKTKSKYKDKQDHVNDRKPSKGSGENEKSLLEKLEEEAMNDYKDDSNDKNSELSSDSFTDQGHEPVLSSYYDSSNISLPDITDERRDSLSISNPQDKFREKERHRHSSSSSSKKSHDKEKDKVKKEKGDKQDKIEEIRESYGRRESLPFEKEPMPLEADPYTFPFGSKGDKDDFEKTLEFEKEMSKKADKDKLSTVISDKIKDKKKKEKHKEKVKEEKHKYTDGFGSLKHSKEDIKSGLKESPQITNLKERSKEDSPKFDVKKERNRDSLDKDSRADHVKSKVKEENEKVIQSKDTARKDNRPRSKLLVDGDLKLTSFGQMLGLKDQEIEERHKKHKERMKQMEKLRHRSGDPKLRDKTKSTEEIKKNRNELSSKKSNSLESALKEKKLKDVGLPAQIMSPERKPQLIDTQNSKDWLAGQQMKENLPASPRQDQNRPTGVPTPTSVISCPSYEEIMQTPRTPSCSAEDYPDIMFDGLDCQNSSAMAMSMNACSPSFFDRYSNSSHTFQEGTCITPAKNLQLPLVSRSASSDVRRPLEDEFKAEAGKFLQHILPDPSEFDLAASQPPEDKAASVERLECLSPPYFSPIRMLSPGLELAQPALDGATTAMTGTETCEHLPESVYNNFLMKPSTPVHRPDPQEPCLDIAAPPTPAPAALPPLDIDDLSEPHQSEHSLVPSDPVSGSEYLPPVVEEEEEEEEDYEEGEEEEDEEEEEEEEEEEEGDLEEPTDADHHAAEETRDVCSFSPPRVEEPLRKGWAESPERRVAEVHQLTPPHPPPNQMENSSDHTISWNSEMILKSPQRTYGEIEAAVSKITSPFSHSDSDLQHITAIPGHPSVTPPYAAYRSYVPDPDFDEQKEAVEDIPISPARPEMTPMELEPNYLTTTSSSTRLESFFTDCKPNLEDNHQMDSELSCAVQDGRQNSHGFTSESHMPLAVSNEPVVPWTDPFSATVDELDDLGPFSLPDLPSLSLPTSLPDKEMPELDVRDAEPADYKPPPAHIRPPAVETIEGEELMEVDLPILAKPLCPPEVLPLNDSLQDLVVPSPKHNFQPEFESEPQNVPENNFVKPQVFENRATYEETDESDGNMMFSAVNTNNTQHHRQMSLTESLSVVITPCMDSLTTVKPEQSGQISDPFVGPTCSPVPSVPLPVAVTISGTVHVSEALETTSKLTVTLTTLSTDLPKKVEEIPQRMTRNRAQMLAKQENTTTTTTTTKKSRVVE is encoded by the exons ATGCCCAAGGGTGGGGGTTCAAAAACC CCCCAGCTGGAAGACTTCCCACTCAACACTGACATGGTGGAGAAGCAGAGTGGGAAGAAG GATAAAGTATTGTCAAACAAGACTCCTAAATTGGACCGCAGCGATGGCGTCAAAGAGATGAAAGAGAAGGCATCCAAGAGGAAGCTTCCCTTCACTGTTGGAGCCAATGGAGACCAGAAAGATTCTGACTCAG aaAAGCAAGGTCCGGAACGGAAGCGCATTAAAAAGGAGCCCACCAACACCAGGAAGTCAGGCCTGCCGTTTGGGATGGGCATGCCAGGGATCCGGGCCGGGTACCCCCTCTCTGAGCGGCAGCAGGTGGCTCTTCTCATGCAGATGACGGCTGAAGAGTCAGTCAACAGTCCAG ACACAACACCAAAGCATCAGTCACAGTCAAGTCTGGGCCAGAAGGGAACGCCGAACTCTGCATCTAAAACCAAAGACAAAGTAAACAAGAGAAATGAGAGGGGCGAGACGAGGCTGCACCGGTCAGCCATCCGTGGAGAGGCACGCCGCATCAAGGAGCTCATCAGTGAGGGAGCGGACGTGAATGTAAAAGACTTCGCAG GCTGGACTGCACTGCATGAAGCGTGCAACCGAGGCTACTACGACGTGGCCAAGCAGCTGCTGGCAGCCGGTGCAGAGGTAAACACCAAGGGCCTGGACGACGACACCCCTCTGCATGACGCATCAAATAACGGGCACTTCAAG GTGGTAAAGTTGCTTTTAAGATATGGAGGGGACCCTCGACAAAGCAACAGAAGGGGTGAAACCGCGTTGAAGGTTGCGAACTCACCAACGATGCTCAATCTGTTGCTTGGAAAAGGCACGTATACCTCCAGTGAGGAGAGCTCGTCAG AATCCTCAGAGGAAGAAGATGCCCCATCGTTTGCCCCATCCAGTTCGGTGGATGGAAATAACACAGACTCAGAGTTTGAGAAGGGCCTGAAGCTGAAAGGGAAGAAAGGGCTGGATCAGCCCCTATCCACAACAACCACCCCCGTCAAGGACGAGTATGAGTTTGACGAGGACGATGAGGAAGAGCGCGTCCCTCCGGTGGACGACAAGCACTTGCTCAAGAAAGAGTTCCGCAAGGAGTCTCCCAGTGTCACGAAGGCTGGCGGCTTAATTTCAGTACCGAAGGGGGAAGTGGTCAAAACCTATTCCAAAAGCAACTCGCTCACACCAAAGAAGGCTGTTAGACGGATTCTCTCTGACAGCTCAGACGAGGATGATGGAACGTTGTGTTTCACACCTATGCCCACACCACGGCAACCAGCGCCACCTACTAATACCAAGGCCCGGGACTCTGCTACACTGAGCTCTAAACAGCAGAAAGAGAAGACTAAAGTTAAGAAGAAGCGGAAGAAGGAGACAAAGAATAATGTCAGTAAGGAGGTCAGATTTGGTAAAGTCAATGACAAATTCTGCACTTCTGACTCTGATTGTGGGGACATAGGGAGTGAGGATGATGAAGGCTCCATGAAGAGCTCGAACTGTATAAAGGACTCCACAATGAGCCTAAAAGAATCCTCTGCGTTCAGTACTCACTCtgcatcctcttcctcctcttctcatgGAAGCATGAGCTCTCAGAAACTGACTCCCTCGCTGACAGAGCATAACCCAAAGCAGTGGAGGACAGACGGCTGGAAGACTGTGTCATCTCCTGTATGGTCAGATGTAAGCTCCCTCTCTGACTCGGTTAGAACAAGGCTTTCCAGTGAGTCGGACTACTCCTCTGCCGACTCGAGTGTCGAGTCAGTGAAACAGGTGAGAAAGAAAGCACAGGAAAACAGAAAGAAAAACAATGTGCACACCAATGCACTAGACAAAAAGAACTCTGACTTTCACAAGAACTCCAACACAGATAGTACAGTCTCCAAAACGGATAAAGATGGTAAAGTGTTGAAAAAGCATAAAGTCAAACACAAGCACAAaaacaaagagaaagaaaagGCTCCCAGTTTAGTGCTCAATCAAGACATGAACGAGAAATTTGTTAAAAGCTTCTCGTTTGATTTTGATGATTCAAGGCAAAAGTCACTCCTTGTTGAGACCGAGTCCCCAGCTGAAAGCAAGGTCAAGCTGTCGAAACATGAAAAAGAGCATTTGAAAAAGGAGGACAGGTTGTCGAAAGGCAAATCTGAGGACAGAGACTGGTCTTCTGGAAAAGAGGTGCAAAGAACTGCTAAGGAGGAGAAATCCAAGAAAACAAGAGAGTCCACCAAGGAGAAGCCAAgcaaggaggagagggaaaagccCTTGAAAACTGAAAAAGAAAAGAGCCTCAAGGAAAAAGAGAAGCCCAAGGAGGAGAAACAACAAAAGACTCataaagaggagaagaagaaaaagtcAAAGGACAAGTCATCTAAACCAGACAGGAAGAGCAGTGAACAAAAAGAGGAAAAACATATTAAGGTGGATAAGGAGAAAAATGCCAGGGAGGAGAaggaaaaatctaagaaagaaaagGTTCTGAAGGAAGAGCCTGATTATGAAGTCTATGATGTCAGTAACCGTTTCTTAAACCTAGAAGACACCAAGCTCAGTGCCTCAGACGACCACCACGACCGATGGGCGTCAGACCTTTCCTCTGACTGCGACCTATATGGAGATGACAGCTGGGATGCTCCTCCTGTGAAGGACTACAAAGAATATAAAGCAAACAACACTGTAAAGCTGATCGTTGAGACTGAAAAAATAGAGAGCAGAGACCGGAGGAAGGAGAACAAAATCAAAGACAAGAAATTAGATCATAATGACAAACGGTCAGAGAAAGAGCCGACCTccaagaagaaagagaaagactcTTCAGAAAGAATCTGTGACAAGAAAAAGGATTTGACCGAAAAACAGaaactcaactccagccactctgtGGAAAAGGAGAAGAAACGAAAGGAATCTGCAGATACTGtcaaagagaagaaagagaaggactCCACAGACAGCAGTAGAGACCGAAAAGATTCCTATGAGTTCACTAAAGAAAGAAAGGACTTGAAAATCAAACAGGAGTCCATAAGAGACGATTATGGGAACGAGGCCTCCTTCAAAGAAATTGAACCTGTTGGCAAACCATGTGAAATTAGAGAAAGGAACCACTCTGGAAAAGAGAAGGACAGAAAGGGAGAtggggtggaaaagagagaaaagactaAAGCTGACAAACACAAGGAAAAGCCTAAAGACCGATCTATAGAACAGGATAAGGAGAAGCCTGAGAGGACCTCAACTGAGAAGCTTTTGAAAGAAAAAGACACAGATAGAGGCTTTAAAGACAAGAAGGAGGGAGCTaaagacaaacacaaagacaagGACAGGAAGGTGTCTTCAGAACAAACTAAGGACAAGAAAGAAAAGGCTTCGCAGGACAAGCATGCTGACCGGGATAAAGATGTCCTTGAGGTGAAGAAGGAGGAGCGAAAACCTGAGAAAGTTAAACCTGAGAAAACATGGTACAAGATCGCAGACATTTTCACAGATGAAAGTGAGGATGAAGAAGACAATTACAATGGGGGTGTGGCCAAGTTAAGTGATTCCCTTGGGTTGTCCGATTCTCACAGGAAAGACTCCACATCTGACAGGGATGAGCTTGATCACTTCCAAACGGAAAAGCCCAGAAAATATTCTGCTGAGGCCAAACACACAACAGAAAAACAGAAAGAAAAAGACCACAAGAAAAAAGACAAGACCACATttgatatggggaaagagaggaagggttCGTTAGAGAAACACAACAAAGATAAGAAAGTAAAGGATTCTGTTGATGCAAAACACAAAGAACGCAAAGACAGAATGTCTGTGGACTCAAACCAAGAGAAGAAAAACAAGCAGAAGCTGTTGGACAAGAGGGACGCCAATGAGGAAAAGACCAAGAGTAAATATAAAGACAAGCAAGATCATGTTAACGACAGAAAGCCCTCAAAGGGGAGTGGGGAAAATGAAAAGTCGCTCTTGGAGAAGCTAGAGGAAGAGGCCATGAATGACTACAAGGATGACTCCAATGACAAGAACAGTGAGTTATCCTCAGACAGCTTCACTGATCAGGGTCATGAGCCAGTGCTCAGCAGCTACTATGATTCCTCCAACATCAGCCTTCCAGACATTACTGATGAGAGACGAGACTCACTCTCCATATCTAATCCTCAAGACAagttcagagagaaagagaggcaccGGCATTCATCTTCGTCATCCTCCAAAAAGAGTCATGACAAGGAGAAAGACAAAGTCAAGAAGGAAAAAGGGGATAAACAAGACAAGATAGAGGAAATAAGAGAATCCTATGGACGCAGAGAAAGTCTGCCCTTCGAGAAAGAGCCTATGCCATTAGAAGCGGACCCTTACACATTTCCATTTGGGTCTAAGGGTGATAAAGATGATTTTGAGAAGACATTGGAGTTTGAAAAGGAGATGTCTAAAAAAGCCGACAAAGACAAACTGAGTACTGTCATCAGTGATAAGATCAAGGACAAAAAGAAAAAAGAGAAACATAAGGAGAAAGTCAAAGAGGAGAAGCACAAGTACACGGATGGCTTTGGATCCCTTAAACACTCCAAGGAGGATATCAAATCTGGATTGAAAGAGAGTCCTCAAATTACCAATTTGAAGGAAAGATCAAAGGAAGACAGTCCCAAATTTGATGTGAAAAAAGAGAGAAACCGAGACTCTTTGGACAAAGACAGTAGGGCGGACCATGTTAAGTCCAAggttaaagaagaaaatgaaaaagtaaTTCAATCTAAAGACACAGCTCGAAAAGACAACCGTCCACGTTCAAAGCTTCTGGTTGATGGGGATCTCAAACTAACCAGCTTTGGGCAAATGTTAGGTTTAAAAGACCAGGAGATTGAAGAACGCCATAAGAAGCATAAGGAGAGGATGAAGCAGATGGAGAAACTAAGACACAGATCAGGGGATCCTAAACTTAGGGATAAAACTAAGTCCACTGAGGAAATAAAGAAAAATCGCAATGAACTATCATCCAAAAAATCAAATAGTTTAGAATCTGCATTGAAAGAGAAGAAGCTCAAAGATGTTGGTCTCCCAGCCCAAATTATGTCTCCGGAAAGAAAGCCACAACTCATTGACACTCAAAATTCAAAGGACTGGCTTGCAGGCCAACAGATGAAAGAAAATCTCCCTGCCTCACCTCGGCAAGATCAGAATAGACCAACGGGTGTTCCCACCCCCACATCTGTAATCTCTTGTCCCAGCTATGAGGAAATCATGCAGACGCCACGGACTCCATCCTGCAGTGCAGAGGACTACCCTGATATAATGTTTGATGGGTTAGATTGTCAGAACTCATCAGCCATGGCCATGTCTATGAATGCTTGCTCCCCATCCTTCTTTGACAGGTACTCCAACTCATCACACACCTTCCAAGAAGGGACTTGTATAACTCCGGCTAAGAATCTCCAGTTGCCCCTTGTCAGTCGATCGGCTTCGTCTGATGTTAGAAGACCCCTGGAAGATGAGTTCAAAGCTGAAGCTGGCAAGTTTCTACAACACATTTTGCCAGACCCCTCTGAGTTTGATTTGGCAGCCTCCCAGCCTCCAGAAGACAAGGCAGCATCAGTGGAAAGACTTGAATGCCTGTCTCCTCCTTACTTCTCACCTATTAGGATGCTGTCTCCCGGGCTGGAACTTGCCCAGCCTGCACTAGATGGGGCCACCACAGCAATGACTGGCACAGAGACCTGTGAACACCTACCTGAGAGTGTCTACAACAACTTCCTGATGAAGCCCTCAACGCCAGTCCACAGACCTGACCCCCAGGAGCCGTGTCTGGACATTGCTGCTCCACCCACCCCTGCAcctgctgctcttcctcccctGGATATTGATGACCTTTCTGAGCCTCATCAAAGTGAGCACAGTCTTGTTCCCTCTGACCCAGTCAGTGGCAGTGAGTATCTGCCCCCTgttgttgaggaggaggaggaggaagaagaggactacgaagagggggaggaggaggaagatgaagaagaggaggaggaggaggaggaggaagaggaaggggaccTTGAAGAACCAACAGATGCTGATCATCATGCTGCTGAGGAGACTAGGGACGTCTGCTCATTCTCTCCTCCAAGGGTTGAAGAGCCTTTGAGGAAGGGCTGGGCTGAATCTCCTGAGAGAAGAGTTGCAGAGGTGCATCAGTTGACTCCCCCACATCCACCACCCAACCAGATGGAGAACTCCAGTGATCATACCATCAGCTGGAACTCGGAGATGATTTTGAAATCTCCTCAAAGGACTTATGGGGAAATAGAGGCAGCGGTCTCCAAGATAACCAGCCCCTTCTCACATTCAGACAGTGATTTGCAGCACATTACTGCCATACCTGGCCATCCATCAGTGACCCCTCCATATGCTGCTTACAGGTCTTATGTGCCTGACCCTGACTTTGACGAGCAAAAAGAGGCTGTGGAGGACATTCCAATTTCTCCAGCAAGACCTGAAATGACACCCATGGAATTGGAACCAAACTACTTGACAACCACCTCATCCTCCACGAGGTTAGAGTCTTTCTTCACAGACTGCAAGCCAAACTTGGAGGATAATCACCAGATGGACTCAGAGCTTTCTTGTGCAGTACAAGATGGCAGACAAAACTCCCACGGCTTTACTTCTGAGAGCCATATGCCTCTAGCAGTAAGCAACGAGCCAGTGGTGCCCTGGACAGACCCGTTCTCAGCTACAGTGGATGAGCTGGATGATCTTGGCCCTTTCTCTCTACCtgacctcccttctctctccctcccgacCTCCCTGCCAGACAAGGAGATGCCAGAGCTTGACGTCAGAGATGCAGAGCCAGCCGACTACAAGCCTCCACCTGCTCATATAAGGCCTCCTGCTGTTGAAACAATAGAGGGCGAAGAGCTTATGGAAGTTGACCTGCCTATCCTGGCCAAACCCCTGTGCCCTCCCGAGGTCCTACCACTCAATGATTCGTTGCAGGATTTGGTTGTGCCCTCACCAAAACACAATTTCCAACCAGAATTTGAGTCTGAGCCTCAGAATGTCCCTGAAAATAACTTTGTGAAACCACAGGTCTTTGAAAACAGAGCCACATATGAAGAGACTGATGAGAGTGATGGAAACATGATGTTCTCAGCTGTTAATACAAACAATACTCAGCATCACAGGCAGATGTCACTGACCGAGTCATTATCAGTTGTAATTACTCCATGTATGGACTCCTTGACAACTGTTAAACCAGAACAAAGTGGGCAGATATCAGATCCCTTTGTTGGGCCAACTTGCAGTCCAGTCCCCTCAGTTCCTCTGCCAGTTGCTGTCACGATTTCTGG